From the genome of Chitinophagales bacterium, one region includes:
- a CDS encoding amidohydrolase — protein MNLSTYPTYSYHQELLRWRHHMHSHPELSWEEVQTTQFIQSELEKMGITSIEKPLSTGLVATITSGKGKTIALRADIDALPISEQNTCEYKSKNEGVMHACGHDVHTTCLLGAAKYLMENKDKWQGSIKLIFQPSEEKQPSGAEAFIKAGVLNSVESIIGLHVTPELEVGKLGFRTGPFMASADEIYMTILGKGGHGASPHLCIDPVVISAHIILALQNLVSRYADPKTPTVLTFGDIHGFGATNIIPEKVELKGTLRTFDEAWRKEIQQKIKDIAQGIVKSFGGECVVDIPLGVPFVNNDVELTTKISDLAAKLIGIENVVEMPIRMGAEDFSFYGHHCAASFFRLGTGNTSKGTTISVHNPKFDIDEDALVIGSSAMAEMARVLLK, from the coding sequence ATGAACTTAAGCACCTACCCTACCTATTCCTACCACCAAGAACTCCTGCGATGGAGACACCATATGCACAGCCATCCTGAGTTGTCTTGGGAAGAGGTTCAGACTACCCAGTTTATTCAGTCTGAATTAGAGAAAATGGGAATTACCAGTATAGAAAAGCCATTGTCTACTGGACTTGTGGCTACTATAACTAGCGGAAAGGGTAAAACCATAGCCTTGAGAGCCGATATCGATGCACTGCCTATTTCAGAACAAAATACCTGTGAATATAAAAGTAAAAATGAAGGCGTGATGCACGCATGTGGTCACGATGTTCATACCACTTGCTTATTAGGAGCGGCCAAATATCTTATGGAAAACAAAGATAAATGGCAGGGTAGCATAAAATTAATTTTTCAACCCTCCGAGGAAAAACAGCCATCTGGTGCAGAGGCATTTATTAAAGCAGGTGTACTAAACTCAGTCGAATCCATTATTGGTCTCCATGTGACTCCAGAATTAGAGGTCGGGAAACTTGGGTTTCGGACGGGTCCATTTATGGCATCGGCCGATGAAATATATATGACGATTTTGGGTAAGGGAGGACATGGCGCTTCACCACACTTGTGTATAGATCCCGTAGTGATTTCGGCGCATATTATTCTAGCACTACAAAATCTAGTCAGTCGCTACGCAGATCCTAAAACGCCTACTGTATTGACTTTTGGCGATATTCATGGATTTGGTGCCACGAATATTATCCCAGAAAAAGTAGAACTCAAAGGCACGCTTCGCACCTTTGATGAAGCTTGGAGAAAAGAAATTCAACAAAAAATTAAGGATATTGCACAGGGGATAGTGAAAAGTTTTGGTGGAGAGTGTGTCGTGGATATCCCGCTTGGTGTTCCATTTGTGAATAATGACGTGGAATTGACAACTAAGATTTCTGATTTAGCAGCCAAATTAATAGGTATAGAGAATGTTGTAGAAATGCCTATCCGTATGGGGGCAGAGGATTTTTCATTTTATGGACATCATTGTGCGGCAAGTTTTTTCCGCTTAGGCACAGGAAATACATCGAAGGGGACTACGATTTCCGTTCATAATCCGAAATTTGATATTGATGAAGATGCCTTGGTTATAGGTAGTAGCGCTATGGCGGAGATGGCAAGGGTACTATTGAAGTAG
- a CDS encoding ATP-dependent Clp protease proteolytic subunit, which yields MIFYNEEEKEDKEKEKEDNGLSKKMEETFLKKRRVFLWGVVDDKSMEKAINQVLLLDALDPGKDIELFISSPGGSVTAGLSLLDVMKMISSPVHTICMGLAASMGSMLLSQGVKGKRKIFPNGRVMIHQPSIGGVQGQAIELEITAKQIVKTRRILAEILAENCGQSVEKILKDFDRDYWMDAKEALEYGIVDEIITSI from the coding sequence ATGATTTTTTACAACGAAGAAGAAAAAGAGGATAAAGAAAAGGAAAAGGAAGACAATGGACTTTCAAAGAAAATGGAAGAAACCTTTTTAAAGAAAAGGAGAGTTTTTCTATGGGGGGTGGTTGATGATAAATCTATGGAGAAAGCTATCAATCAGGTATTGCTTTTAGATGCTTTGGATCCAGGAAAAGATATTGAACTATTTATTAGTAGTCCAGGAGGCTCAGTCACAGCAGGACTTTCCTTATTAGATGTAATGAAAATGATATCGTCTCCTGTGCATACTATCTGTATGGGTTTGGCTGCTTCTATGGGATCTATGTTGCTCAGTCAAGGAGTCAAAGGCAAGCGAAAAATATTTCCGAACGGAAGAGTAATGATACATCAGCCGTCCATAGGTGGAGTCCAAGGACAAGCTATTGAGTTGGAAATTACAGCAAAACAAATCGTTAAAACGAGAAGAATTTTAGCTGAAATTTTAGCTGAGAATTGTGGTCAGTCCGTAGAGAAAATATTGAAAGATTTTGATAGAGATTACTGGATGGATGCTAAAGAGGCATTGGAGTATGGTATTGTAGATGAAATCATTACTAGTATTTAA
- the hpt gene encoding hypoxanthine phosphoribosyltransferase: MQILDLKFRPYISAVKLDEKVSEIAIAIDRDYNGKSPLFICVLNGSFIFASDLLKKVSIPCNIEFVRLKSYEGLATTEKVREVLGLTCDIKGRDIIIVEDIVDTGHTLAHFLEYLKSYEPRSVKIASLIFKKEAFQKKFHIDYLGFEIENKFIVGYGLDYNEYGRNLDAIYQLI; this comes from the coding sequence ATTCAAATTTTAGACTTAAAATTTCGGCCATATATATCAGCAGTAAAGCTAGATGAAAAAGTGTCAGAAATAGCTATAGCAATCGATAGAGACTATAATGGCAAAAGTCCCCTTTTCATTTGTGTGTTGAATGGTTCATTTATTTTTGCGAGTGATTTGTTGAAGAAAGTTTCTATTCCTTGTAACATAGAATTTGTTCGATTAAAATCTTATGAAGGACTAGCGACCACCGAAAAGGTCCGCGAAGTATTAGGCTTGACTTGTGATATCAAAGGAAGAGATATTATCATTGTTGAAGATATTGTGGATACAGGTCATACCTTGGCTCATTTTCTAGAGTATCTCAAATCTTATGAGCCTCGTTCGGTTAAAATCGCTTCATTAATTTTTAAGAAAGAGGCTTTTCAAAAAAAGTTTCACATAGATTATCTAGGATTTGAAATAGAAAACAAATTTATAGTTGGATACGGATTGGACTATAATGAATATGGTCGGAATCTTGATGCGATATATCAATTGATTTAA
- the lpxB gene encoding lipid-A-disaccharide synthase has product MRDQNHLFIISGEASGDLHGSNLVKELLTQNPSLKISAWGGGKMQAAGAHILKHYRELAFMGFYEVIRNLPTIIRNFGLVKKQILEVNPKIVVLIDYPGFNLRLLPWLKKNGFVVIYYIAPQAWAWKENRVKKMAKYIDELLVILPFEEEFFQKRGVKTEFVGHPLLQSKVESRKLKDKSQIALLPGSRKQEVEHILPVMLSVQSELLGYKFLVAAMSHLGKDFYRKIIGNKDIELVFDDSEKVINNSDIAMVSSGTATLQTALAEVPQIVCYKSGLLNYEIGKRLIKVPFISLVNLIFGREIVKELIQDDLSKENLLREIRKLEDETYKQELVSNYRELKSKLGQKNASKRVADIIIQKLNK; this is encoded by the coding sequence GTGCGAGACCAAAACCATTTATTTATCATTTCTGGCGAGGCATCAGGCGATTTGCATGGCTCGAATCTAGTCAAAGAATTATTGACTCAAAACCCCTCGCTAAAAATCTCTGCTTGGGGAGGCGGTAAAATGCAAGCTGCTGGTGCCCATATTCTCAAGCATTATCGTGAGCTCGCGTTTATGGGTTTTTATGAGGTTATTCGAAATTTACCCACAATAATCCGAAACTTTGGATTAGTTAAGAAACAAATTTTGGAAGTTAACCCTAAGATTGTTGTATTGATAGATTATCCGGGTTTCAATCTTAGATTACTCCCATGGTTAAAGAAGAATGGCTTTGTGGTTATCTATTATATTGCCCCTCAGGCCTGGGCTTGGAAAGAAAATAGAGTAAAAAAAATGGCGAAGTATATCGATGAACTCCTTGTTATTTTGCCATTTGAAGAAGAGTTTTTTCAAAAGAGAGGCGTAAAGACTGAGTTTGTGGGGCATCCTCTTTTACAGTCAAAAGTTGAAAGTAGAAAGTTAAAAGACAAGAGCCAAATCGCTTTGTTACCGGGAAGCAGGAAACAGGAAGTGGAGCATATTCTTCCGGTTATGTTGAGTGTGCAAAGTGAATTATTGGGCTACAAATTTCTGGTAGCCGCTATGAGTCATTTAGGGAAGGATTTCTATAGAAAGATAATTGGAAATAAGGATATTGAATTGGTTTTTGATGACAGTGAAAAAGTAATAAATAATTCAGATATAGCAATGGTATCTTCGGGAACAGCCACTCTGCAAACCGCCCTCGCAGAGGTTCCCCAGATTGTATGTTATAAGAGTGGGCTATTAAATTATGAAATTGGTAAGCGATTAATCAAGGTGCCTTTTATTTCTCTTGTCAATTTAATTTTTGGAAGAGAAATCGTCAAAGAACTCATCCAGGATGATTTAAGTAAAGAAAATTTGTTACGTGAAATTCGTAAATTAGAAGATGAAACTTATAAGCAGGAGTTAGTCAGTAATTATCGAGAACTAAAGTCAAAGCTTGGACAAAAAAATGCCTCGAAGCGAGTGGCGGATATTATTATTCAAAAATTAAATAAATAA
- a CDS encoding GxxExxY protein — protein MDVNELTYLIRGACFEVHKELGTGLFESVYEAALIFELKTLGLVVDSQIDLPVLYKNNELGLGFRIDILVENKIVLEIKSVESLKNVHKKQLLTYLRLAEKKIGFLVNFNAEILKDKESIIRVIN, from the coding sequence ATGGATGTAAATGAATTGACTTATTTGATAAGAGGAGCTTGTTTTGAAGTTCATAAAGAACTCGGTACAGGATTGTTTGAAAGTGTTTATGAAGCTGCTTTGATCTTTGAATTAAAGACATTGGGCTTAGTGGTCGATTCTCAGATTGACCTTCCCGTTTTATATAAGAATAATGAATTAGGCTTGGGATTTAGGATAGATATACTGGTAGAAAACAAAATTGTATTAGAGATAAAGTCTGTAGAATCCTTAAAAAATGTACATAAAAAGCAATTGCTTACATATTTGCGATTAGCTGAAAAGAAAATAGGATTTCTAGTTAATTTTAACGCAGAAATTCTTAAAGATAAAGAGTCTATTATTCGTGTCATTAATTAA
- a CDS encoding AAA family ATPase gives MSDNYKYKSLKVYTSNEWLYESKKYRHVFDSNEVRHIYAELAFFNKRFDEGEWTARINLKAFSTKTARIELCNIHATRIVKAEDNIVFVREGWGQEMPGSYWKEGEYCWEAYIDDELVATTYFYVYDVGLVTTYENKYFFISDAALYEGPDSNLNISERKYLMEFDYKETRFVWVECEIENLLDKDWMCEMTFNFYNDARQLKGSSVRMARIPRGESYLFETGWGSDVKGSWFEDNYTVEVVFMDTLIAVIPFKMGDKYTEGESNLITIGSEMFNNMGMLPMSVEEEVDAKTLDELIQELDSLTGLENIKQEVKDYVQYLNFLVIRKEKGYDDNSGISIHSAFLGNPGTGKTTVARLLGKIFHKLGFLSKGHIHEVDRADLVAEYIGQTAPKVKEAIDAARGGILFIDEAYALYRSGEDSKDFGREVIEILLKEMSDGKGDLAVFVAGYPKEMEVFLDSNPGLKSRFSHYYYFQDYTPQELEEIALLEYNKHKLNLLPEAKALLSKKLVDAYRSRTNSFGNARMVMSVVNESKMNMGIRLMKNENVKELPAEVFAEITEADIKEVFEENKKKKPHIPVDEELLKDSLAELNALVGLTNVKKEVNELITLVRYYQEEGKDVLNKFPLHSVFLGNPGTGKTTVARILARIFKAIGIIERGDLIECDREKLVGAFVGQTAIKTTEMIDKAKGSVLFIDEAYSLTSGHGGDFGNEAIDTLLKRMEDQRGEFIVIVAGYTDRMMNFLESNPGLRSRFDRKFDFEDYSAEELQTIFFNMLANEELKLDKKANEFMLDYLKQLVRQKSKYFGNGRAIRKLVEKVVKVQNLRLAEMPAEKRTDKIRATITMDDVKDLDPTKDDFLESGKGVRIGF, from the coding sequence ATGTCCGATAACTATAAATATAAAAGCCTTAAGGTTTATACTTCGAATGAATGGCTCTACGAGTCTAAAAAGTATAGGCATGTATTTGATAGCAATGAAGTCAGACATATCTATGCCGAACTAGCGTTTTTCAATAAACGATTTGATGAAGGAGAATGGACTGCACGAATCAACTTAAAAGCATTTTCAACTAAGACTGCACGCATAGAGTTGTGCAATATACATGCGACACGTATAGTAAAAGCAGAAGACAATATTGTATTTGTGCGCGAAGGTTGGGGACAAGAAATGCCAGGAAGTTATTGGAAAGAAGGCGAGTACTGCTGGGAAGCTTATATCGATGATGAATTAGTGGCTACTACATATTTCTATGTCTATGATGTAGGACTGGTCACTACCTATGAAAATAAATATTTTTTCATTTCTGATGCGGCTTTGTACGAAGGCCCCGATAGCAACTTGAATATTTCCGAGCGAAAATATTTGATGGAGTTTGATTATAAAGAAACTCGTTTTGTATGGGTAGAATGTGAGATAGAAAATTTGCTAGATAAAGATTGGATGTGTGAAATGACCTTCAATTTTTATAACGATGCACGACAATTAAAAGGAAGCTCAGTGCGCATGGCACGCATACCTAGAGGTGAGAGTTACCTCTTCGAAACAGGCTGGGGAAGCGATGTCAAGGGTTCATGGTTTGAGGATAATTATACTGTAGAAGTGGTATTTATGGATACCCTTATCGCGGTGATACCATTTAAAATGGGCGATAAATACACAGAAGGGGAATCAAACTTAATCACTATAGGCAGTGAAATGTTTAATAACATGGGCATGCTCCCTATGAGTGTAGAAGAGGAGGTCGATGCCAAGACCTTAGATGAATTGATTCAAGAATTAGATAGTTTGACAGGGCTGGAGAATATCAAACAGGAAGTGAAAGACTATGTACAATACCTTAATTTCTTAGTTATTCGCAAGGAGAAAGGTTATGATGACAACTCTGGAATATCAATTCATTCGGCCTTTTTAGGAAATCCAGGAACTGGTAAAACTACTGTAGCACGATTATTGGGAAAGATATTTCATAAATTAGGATTTTTATCCAAAGGGCATATTCACGAAGTGGATAGAGCAGATTTAGTAGCGGAATATATAGGTCAAACGGCACCTAAAGTAAAAGAAGCTATAGATGCTGCTCGTGGTGGTATTTTATTTATTGACGAGGCTTATGCGCTTTATCGCTCTGGTGAAGATTCCAAAGATTTTGGTCGGGAGGTCATCGAAATATTGCTCAAAGAAATGAGTGATGGCAAAGGAGATTTGGCAGTTTTCGTAGCTGGTTACCCTAAGGAAATGGAAGTATTTTTGGACTCTAATCCTGGCTTGAAATCTAGATTTTCACACTATTACTATTTCCAAGATTATACTCCGCAAGAATTGGAGGAAATCGCCTTATTAGAATACAATAAACATAAATTAAATTTATTGCCAGAAGCTAAGGCTTTGCTTTCTAAAAAGTTGGTCGATGCCTATCGTTCGCGCACCAATTCATTCGGAAACGCCCGTATGGTCATGTCTGTGGTCAATGAGTCCAAAATGAATATGGGTATTCGATTGATGAAAAATGAAAATGTCAAGGAATTGCCTGCCGAAGTATTTGCCGAAATCACAGAAGCGGACATCAAAGAGGTCTTTGAAGAAAACAAAAAGAAGAAACCGCATATACCGGTAGATGAAGAACTCTTAAAAGATAGTTTAGCAGAACTCAATGCCTTAGTGGGTTTGACGAATGTCAAGAAAGAAGTCAATGAATTGATAACACTCGTAAGATACTATCAAGAAGAAGGCAAAGATGTTTTGAATAAATTTCCTCTGCATTCTGTTTTTTTAGGAAATCCAGGAACAGGGAAAACGACGGTCGCCAGAATTCTAGCAAGAATTTTCAAAGCCATTGGGATAATAGAAAGAGGAGATTTGATAGAATGTGACAGAGAAAAACTCGTCGGAGCCTTCGTGGGTCAGACTGCTATTAAGACCACAGAAATGATAGACAAAGCCAAAGGCAGCGTCTTGTTTATCGATGAAGCCTACTCCTTGACATCTGGACACGGGGGTGATTTTGGAAATGAGGCTATAGACACCTTGTTGAAGCGAATGGAGGATCAGCGCGGTGAGTTTATTGTTATCGTGGCAGGATATACCGATAGAATGATGAACTTCTTGGAGAGCAATCCAGGATTGCGTTCACGCTTCGACAGAAAATTTGATTTTGAAGATTATAGTGCCGAAGAATTGCAAACTATTTTCTTTAATATGTTGGCAAATGAAGAATTGAAACTCGATAAAAAAGCCAACGAATTTATGTTGGATTATTTAAAACAACTCGTCCGTCAGAAGTCGAAATATTTCGGTAACGGTCGCGCGATAAGAAAGTTGGTAGAGAAGGTAGTTAAGGTACAAAATCTTCGCTTAGCAGAAATGCCTGCAGAAAAGCGTACAGATAAAATTAGGGCGACCATCACTATGGACGACGTGAAAGACCTGGATCCAACGAAAGATGATTTCTTGGAAAGCGGCAAAGGAGTGAGGATAGGGTTTTAA
- a CDS encoding 16S rRNA (uracil(1498)-N(3))-methyltransferase, whose protein sequence is MQLFYSHSWSQTEPFFLSEEESKHSVSVLRHQVGDKIHIIDGKGSKLICEILVAHPKKTQLKFIEKIKTNQRASELHIAISPTKSNDRFEWFLEKACEIGVGKITPIIFQRTERNKVNIERWNKIIQSACKQAQVFHFPLLEEAIKFEKWITTCLENTFVASIGAVKKISDFPKTDYATIVIGPEGDFSEEEFRVIRDLGLKEVSLSKNVLRVETAGLVALTQVGFLANV, encoded by the coding sequence ATGCAACTCTTCTATTCTCACTCTTGGTCTCAAACCGAACCTTTCTTTCTCAGCGAAGAAGAGAGCAAACACTCTGTTTCTGTACTTCGACATCAAGTTGGTGATAAAATTCATATTATTGATGGGAAGGGCTCTAAACTAATATGTGAAATTTTAGTCGCTCATCCAAAGAAAACTCAGTTGAAATTTATTGAGAAAATAAAAACCAATCAAAGAGCCTCTGAGTTGCATATAGCCATTTCTCCTACGAAATCTAATGATCGATTTGAGTGGTTTTTAGAAAAGGCTTGTGAAATAGGAGTGGGGAAAATCACTCCTATCATCTTTCAGAGAACAGAGCGAAACAAGGTCAATATTGAGCGATGGAATAAAATCATCCAGTCAGCATGTAAACAGGCGCAAGTCTTTCATTTTCCATTATTAGAAGAGGCAATCAAGTTTGAAAAATGGATAACAACTTGTTTAGAAAACACTTTTGTGGCTTCGATAGGTGCTGTGAAAAAGATTTCAGATTTTCCTAAAACAGATTATGCGACGATTGTAATAGGTCCTGAAGGTGATTTTTCCGAGGAAGAGTTTAGAGTCATTCGAGATTTAGGTTTAAAAGAGGTATCTTTGTCTAAGAATGTATTGCGAGTGGAGACAGCTGGATTGGTTGCATTGACGCAGGTGGGTTTTCTCGCAAATGTTTAA
- a CDS encoding ZIP family metal transporter, with translation MNQLIENIVALGPVWAAFFATSFTWLLTASGAAIVFIFKDLSRKTLDGMLGFTGGVMVAASFWSLLAPAIEMSPGEGFSKAFPAAFGFFLGAIFLFALDKLLPHLHINFQDEQAEGVKTGWHRTTLLVLAITLHNIPEGLAVGVLFGGAAAGIEGATYGGAIALAIGIGIQNFPEGIAVSMPLRRQGLSRFKSFWYGQMSAIVEPVAGVIGALLVLQIQPILPYALAFAAGAMIYVVVEEVIPETQQDNYTDIATLGFIAGFIVMMLLDVGLG, from the coding sequence ATGAACCAGTTAATTGAAAATATCGTAGCACTCGGACCGGTTTGGGCTGCATTTTTTGCTACCAGTTTTACGTGGCTACTAACTGCGAGTGGAGCTGCTATTGTATTTATTTTTAAGGATCTGTCTAGAAAAACACTCGATGGCATGTTGGGCTTTACAGGTGGTGTCATGGTAGCCGCCAGTTTTTGGTCTTTGTTAGCTCCGGCTATTGAGATGAGTCCCGGTGAAGGATTCTCTAAGGCTTTTCCTGCAGCTTTTGGTTTTTTCTTGGGGGCTATTTTTTTGTTTGCTTTGGATAAATTGCTTCCTCACCTTCATATTAATTTTCAAGACGAACAAGCAGAAGGAGTAAAGACAGGCTGGCATAGAACCACACTACTCGTATTGGCTATCACACTGCATAACATTCCCGAAGGACTTGCCGTAGGAGTGCTTTTCGGGGGTGCAGCTGCGGGCATAGAAGGCGCAACCTATGGCGGAGCTATAGCCTTAGCTATAGGTATTGGTATTCAAAACTTTCCAGAAGGAATCGCAGTCAGTATGCCACTTAGACGACAAGGATTAAGTCGATTCAAATCCTTCTGGTATGGGCAGATGTCTGCTATCGTCGAACCTGTGGCTGGGGTGATAGGCGCTTTGCTCGTTTTACAAATTCAACCCATATTGCCCTATGCACTTGCCTTCGCTGCCGGTGCTATGATTTATGTAGTGGTAGAAGAGGTGATTCCAGAAACGCAACAAGATAATTATACCGATATAGCCACACTCGGTTTTATAGCTGGGTTTATTGTCATGATGTTGCTGGATGTAGGGTTGGGGTAA
- a CDS encoding S41 family peptidase, with protein sequence MKLRHWCILLSMFYFVSLNSQNLDSIRNQAFYSEILNIIQNHSIVSDSIKWTPFRKEIEFLVSSYPKDSGRVIILRIINELRKYGDNHSSWRSRKREMERLKMSDSLKVPHLIEVKKGIVQLIIPSYTQNNDLDQYRYLDSALRQIEKYDTKSNIKGLIVDLRGNGGGNMYPMIACILPFIELDSLGYFIKKNTKTSWYAIFQENKMPINRVRPYKCKTLDLKIAVLIDSKTGSAAEMTAISLIGKNNVKLLGQPSSGLVTANKRFKLSNGSILALAVAWCADRNGRVYKDRLEPDIRVKNEDIIREALNWIEE encoded by the coding sequence ATGAAATTAAGGCATTGGTGTATTCTATTGTCGATGTTTTATTTTGTGAGTTTGAATTCGCAAAACCTAGATTCTATAAGAAATCAAGCGTTTTATAGCGAAATACTAAATATAATTCAAAATCATTCTATAGTATCGGACTCTATTAAATGGACACCATTTAGAAAAGAAATAGAATTTTTAGTGTCCTCGTATCCTAAAGATTCTGGTAGGGTTATTATACTTAGAATAATCAATGAGCTAAGAAAATATGGTGATAATCATTCATCATGGAGAAGCAGAAAAAGGGAAATGGAAAGATTAAAAATGAGTGATTCGTTAAAAGTACCTCACTTGATAGAAGTAAAAAAGGGTATCGTACAGCTCATAATACCTAGTTATACTCAAAACAATGATTTAGACCAATACCGTTATCTAGACTCAGCATTAAGACAGATAGAAAAATATGATACAAAATCAAACATAAAAGGTTTGATAGTAGATTTGAGAGGAAATGGCGGAGGCAATATGTATCCTATGATAGCGTGTATTTTACCTTTTATTGAGTTAGACTCCCTGGGTTACTTTATTAAAAAAAACACAAAAACATCGTGGTACGCTATTTTTCAGGAAAACAAAATGCCTATCAATAGAGTAAGACCTTATAAATGTAAAACTCTAGATTTAAAAATTGCAGTATTGATAGATAGTAAGACAGGAAGTGCTGCCGAAATGACCGCTATTTCTCTCATAGGGAAAAATAATGTAAAACTATTAGGACAGCCCAGTTCTGGACTAGTGACCGCAAATAAACGTTTTAAATTATCCAATGGTTCAATACTGGCATTGGCAGTAGCCTGGTGTGCAGACCGTAATGGTAGAGTATATAAAGATAGATTAGAGCCAGATATTAGAGTAAAGAATGAGGATATCATCCGCGAAGCTTTAAATTGGATAGAAGAATAA
- a CDS encoding zinc-binding dehydrogenase — protein sequence MQAAYLIKKGKAAKAFEWREVARPQPKLNEVLIKVSAFGLNYADVMARLGLYPDMPPMPCVLGYDVCGWVEEVGSGISKFAKGDHVVALTRFGGYADYAITDERACIKIDPQIPAYQQLAMATQLSTAYCATMESINLREGDTILVHAAAGGVGLGIVQIALWKKCNIIAVAGSSEKLNFLKSIGVQHTINYKTEDIYQKIRDFGSYKKIDFIFDSVAGGRNIKQGFKALNSGGKYVIFGVSKLSGPKNIFGLIPELLSFATTLFSPAKFLMPSKSMIGINMLAIADSKPEVVERCMQEVYKLYQQGVFPHIHGVNYQKSQLVEAHNLLEDGKTIGKIAIINNL from the coding sequence ATGCAAGCTGCATATTTAATCAAAAAAGGCAAGGCTGCAAAAGCCTTTGAATGGCGAGAGGTAGCAAGACCTCAACCTAAATTGAATGAAGTATTAATAAAAGTTTCTGCTTTCGGTTTAAATTATGCTGATGTGATGGCGCGACTAGGTTTATACCCGGATATGCCACCCATGCCTTGTGTCTTGGGCTATGATGTATGTGGATGGGTCGAAGAAGTAGGAAGTGGAATTTCTAAATTTGCAAAGGGAGACCATGTGGTAGCCTTGACCCGATTTGGAGGATATGCAGACTATGCTATTACAGATGAAAGAGCCTGTATTAAGATTGATCCTCAGATTCCTGCATATCAACAATTGGCTATGGCTACTCAGTTATCAACGGCATATTGCGCCACTATGGAGTCTATCAATTTAAGAGAGGGTGATACTATCCTCGTCCATGCAGCTGCAGGGGGTGTCGGATTAGGTATAGTGCAAATAGCCCTTTGGAAAAAATGCAATATTATAGCCGTGGCTGGTAGTTCTGAGAAACTGAATTTTCTTAAATCTATTGGCGTACAGCATACTATTAACTATAAAACAGAAGATATTTATCAAAAAATCCGAGATTTCGGATCCTATAAGAAAATCGACTTTATTTTCGATAGTGTAGCCGGTGGTAGAAATATAAAACAGGGCTTTAAGGCTCTTAATAGCGGTGGGAAGTATGTCATTTTCGGCGTATCAAAATTGAGTGGTCCCAAAAACATTTTTGGACTTATACCCGAGTTATTAAGTTTTGCGACAACACTATTTTCCCCCGCAAAATTCTTGATGCCCAGTAAATCGATGATAGGCATTAACATGCTAGCCATAGCCGATAGCAAACCTGAGGTAGTCGAGCGATGTATGCAAGAAGTTTATAAACTCTATCAGCAAGGAGTATTTCCTCATATTCATGGAGTCAATTATCAAAAGAGTCAATTAGTAGAAGCACACAACTTATTGGAAGATGGCAAAACGATTGGTAAAATTGCAATAATTAATAACCTATGA